In one window of Mesorhizobium sp. B2-1-1 DNA:
- the ubiA gene encoding 4-hydroxybenzoate octaprenyltransferase, whose translation METVQSKAAQGRVADAPNGHWVYRVLPRPIWPYAQLARWDRPIGWQLLLWPCWWSAALAASAYPRPGDPLLSLLPAPLYLVLFLAGAIAMRGAGCTYNDLADEDIDNQVERTRSRPLPSGKVTRRGAWLFVILQALVGLAVLLQFNSFAVLLGVCSLAIVAIYPFMKRITNWPQLVLGLAFSWGALMGWAVEFGDLDGPAIMLYLGSILWVIGYDTIYAHQDKEDDAIVGVRSTARLFGDNTKSWLAGLYGGALVCFAIAFASAQAPVVALAGLIAAGAHMARQILVLDIDNPDQCLRLFRSNNQVGWLIFLGLIGGALWVALKPLV comes from the coding sequence ATGGAAACGGTTCAGTCGAAAGCAGCCCAGGGCCGCGTCGCCGACGCGCCGAACGGCCATTGGGTCTACCGCGTGCTGCCGCGGCCGATATGGCCCTACGCACAGCTTGCCCGATGGGACCGGCCGATCGGCTGGCAGTTGCTTTTGTGGCCGTGCTGGTGGTCCGCGGCTCTCGCGGCCAGCGCCTATCCGCGCCCGGGCGATCCGCTGCTTTCACTGCTGCCGGCGCCCTTGTATCTCGTGCTGTTCCTGGCCGGCGCCATCGCCATGCGCGGCGCCGGCTGCACCTACAACGACTTGGCTGACGAAGACATCGACAATCAGGTCGAGCGCACGCGCTCGCGGCCGCTTCCGTCGGGCAAGGTCACGCGGCGTGGGGCGTGGCTGTTTGTCATCCTGCAGGCACTGGTCGGACTTGCCGTGCTCTTGCAGTTCAACAGCTTCGCCGTCCTGCTCGGCGTCTGCTCGCTGGCCATCGTCGCCATCTATCCATTCATGAAGCGGATCACCAACTGGCCGCAACTGGTTCTCGGCCTTGCCTTTTCCTGGGGCGCGCTGATGGGATGGGCGGTTGAGTTCGGCGACCTCGACGGGCCGGCCATCATGCTCTATCTCGGCTCGATCCTGTGGGTGATCGGCTACGACACGATCTATGCGCACCAGGACAAGGAAGACGACGCCATCGTCGGCGTACGCTCGACCGCGCGCCTGTTCGGCGACAACACCAAGTCGTGGCTGGCCGGGCTTTACGGCGGCGCGCTTGTCTGCTTCGCCATCGCCTTCGCGTCAGCGCAGGCCCCTGTCGTGGCTCTGGCCGGACTTATCGCCGCCGGCGCCCACATGGCGCGGCAGATCCTGGTGCTGGATATCGACAATCCGGATCAATGCCTGCGGCTGTTCAGGTCGAACAACCAGGTCGGCTGGCTGATCTTCCTCGGCCTCATCGGCGGCGCGCTGTGGGTGGCGCTGAAGCCGCTGGTGTAG
- a CDS encoding FAD-binding oxidoreductase: MTDIAEIPDTALIDRFAAIVGEKYALRDQRDIAPYITERRGLWHGATSLVLRPGSVEEVSRILRLATETATPIVPQSGNTGLVGAQVPDRSGREIVLSLSRLNRIREIDALSNTVTAEAGVILQTLQEAADAADRLFPLSLAAQGSCQIGGNLSSNAGGTGVLAYGNARELCLGVEVVLPTGEVFDDLRKLKKDNTGYDLKNLFVGAEGTLGIITAAVLKLFPKPKGREVAFVGLPSAEAALSLFSLATDRAGAALTAFELIGKRPYDFTLAHAQGVVRPLAQDWPWYVLMQISSGRSPEDARALIEDVLGAGLEQEIVGDAVIAASLAQGDAFWNFREVLPDAQKPEGASIKHDISVPVASIPRFIEEAAGAVASVSPGARVVCFGHMGDGNLHYNISRPVDGDDQAFLDLYHPMNKAVHDVVRSFHGSISAEHGIGQLKRDELIATAPPMAIDLMRRVKVAFDPAGIMNPGKVI; encoded by the coding sequence ATGACCGACATCGCCGAGATTCCCGACACCGCTCTCATCGACCGCTTCGCGGCGATCGTAGGCGAAAAATACGCGTTGCGCGACCAGCGCGATATAGCACCCTACATCACCGAACGGCGCGGGCTATGGCATGGCGCGACATCGCTCGTGCTGCGGCCAGGCAGCGTCGAGGAGGTCAGCCGGATCCTGCGGCTGGCGACCGAGACGGCAACGCCAATCGTGCCGCAAAGCGGCAATACCGGGTTGGTCGGCGCCCAGGTGCCGGACAGGTCCGGCCGCGAAATCGTGCTGTCCCTGTCGCGGCTGAACCGCATCCGCGAGATCGATGCCTTGTCCAACACCGTGACGGCGGAGGCCGGCGTCATCTTGCAGACGTTGCAGGAAGCGGCCGATGCCGCCGACCGGCTGTTTCCGCTGTCGCTGGCCGCGCAGGGCTCCTGCCAGATCGGCGGTAACCTTTCCTCCAATGCAGGCGGCACCGGCGTGCTGGCCTATGGCAATGCGCGCGAGCTTTGCCTGGGCGTCGAGGTGGTGCTGCCGACGGGCGAAGTGTTCGACGATCTGCGCAAGCTGAAGAAGGACAATACCGGCTACGACCTCAAGAACCTGTTCGTCGGCGCCGAAGGCACGCTCGGCATCATCACCGCCGCCGTGCTGAAACTGTTCCCGAAGCCGAAAGGTCGCGAGGTTGCGTTCGTCGGCCTGCCGTCGGCCGAGGCGGCGCTGTCGCTGTTCAGCCTGGCGACGGACCGCGCCGGCGCCGCGCTCACCGCCTTCGAGCTGATCGGCAAGCGGCCCTACGATTTTACGCTGGCGCATGCCCAGGGCGTGGTGCGGCCGCTGGCGCAGGATTGGCCGTGGTATGTGCTGATGCAGATCTCGTCCGGCCGTTCACCGGAGGATGCCAGGGCCCTGATCGAGGACGTGCTCGGGGCCGGGCTGGAACAGGAAATCGTCGGCGATGCGGTGATCGCGGCCAGCCTCGCCCAGGGCGATGCCTTCTGGAATTTCCGCGAGGTGTTGCCCGACGCACAGAAGCCCGAGGGCGCCTCGATCAAGCATGACATTTCGGTGCCGGTGGCATCGATCCCACGTTTCATCGAAGAGGCCGCCGGCGCGGTGGCTTCGGTCAGCCCCGGAGCGCGCGTGGTCTGCTTCGGCCATATGGGCGACGGCAATCTCCACTATAACATCTCGCGGCCAGTCGACGGCGACGACCAGGCGTTCCTCGATCTCTACCACCCCATGAACAAGGCCGTGCACGACGTCGTGCGCTCCTTCCACGGCTCGATCTCGGCCGAGCACGGCATCGGCCAGTTGAAGCGGGACGAACTGATCGCCACCGCCCCGCCGATGGCGATCGACCTGATGCGCAGGGTCAAGGTGGCCTTCGACCCCGCCGGCATCATGAATCCTGGTAAGGTTATCTGA
- a CDS encoding DUF6101 family protein — protein MNTGLKPVWAGRNMRLDPFRLPQVVSYATRDDYGDVTFTIDHRGAVIRRLLEMSGVPAIIALPANAFRGVAARAMEDPEGNVTVTLELLHNDPMLSVPLLVADDLDDVAADWRAWADAYRLPMLLIESDGIARTLEESLGAAIKTLPPQDRRKGRVSTMRRPRFLARRRAGDLGLRLVIGGEEIIARE, from the coding sequence ATGAACACTGGACTGAAGCCAGTCTGGGCGGGACGCAACATGCGCCTCGACCCATTCCGCCTGCCGCAGGTGGTAAGCTACGCCACGCGCGACGACTATGGCGACGTGACCTTCACCATCGACCACCGTGGCGCCGTGATCCGCCGCCTGCTCGAGATGAGCGGCGTACCGGCAATCATCGCTCTGCCCGCCAATGCGTTCCGCGGCGTTGCCGCCCGCGCGATGGAGGACCCGGAAGGTAACGTCACGGTGACTTTGGAACTCCTGCACAATGATCCGATGCTGTCGGTGCCGCTGCTGGTGGCCGACGATCTCGACGACGTCGCCGCCGACTGGCGCGCCTGGGCCGACGCCTATCGCCTGCCGATGCTGTTGATCGAATCGGACGGCATCGCCCGCACGCTGGAGGAATCGCTCGGCGCCGCCATCAAGACGCTGCCGCCGCAGGACCGCCGCAAGGGCCGCGTTTCGACCATGCGCCGCCCGCGCTTCCTCGCCCGCCGCAGGGCGGGTGACCTCGGTCTCAGGCTGGTGATCGGCGGCGAGGAGATCATCGCGCGCGAATAG
- a CDS encoding phytanoyl-CoA dioxygenase family protein, producing MASRTAPRAIDTGLIDARTIADYQRDGAVCIRGAFKDWVETIAAGIERNMQNRSATASDIANGRGSFFDDYCNWERIPEFVKLVRESPAAELAAAVMRSRTAQFFHDHVLVKEPGTQKPTPWHQDIPYYFVDGRQTVSFWIPIDPVKEATLRLIAGSHKWDKMILPVRWLDDSNFYADEGDYLPVPDPDTDPSLEVLEWEMEPGDAILFDFRTAHGARGNLTAARRRALSLRWVGDDAHYVERPGRTSPPYHGHGMQPGQKLREDWFPIVFQS from the coding sequence ATGGCTTCCCGGACCGCACCTCGCGCGATCGACACAGGCTTGATCGATGCGCGGACAATAGCGGATTACCAGCGCGACGGCGCTGTCTGCATCCGCGGCGCTTTCAAGGACTGGGTCGAAACGATCGCCGCCGGCATCGAGCGCAACATGCAAAACCGCAGCGCCACCGCCTCGGACATCGCCAACGGCCGCGGCAGCTTCTTCGACGACTACTGCAACTGGGAACGCATTCCCGAATTCGTCAAGCTGGTGCGCGAATCGCCGGCGGCCGAACTGGCGGCCGCGGTGATGCGGTCGCGCACGGCGCAGTTCTTCCACGATCATGTCCTTGTCAAGGAACCGGGCACCCAGAAGCCGACGCCCTGGCATCAGGATATCCCTTACTACTTCGTCGACGGCCGGCAGACGGTGAGCTTCTGGATCCCTATCGACCCTGTAAAGGAGGCAACGCTGCGGCTGATTGCCGGCTCGCACAAATGGGACAAGATGATCCTGCCGGTGCGTTGGCTCGACGACAGCAATTTCTATGCCGACGAGGGCGACTACCTGCCGGTGCCGGATCCAGACACGGACCCCTCGCTGGAGGTGCTTGAATGGGAAATGGAGCCGGGCGATGCCATCCTGTTCGATTTCAGGACAGCGCATGGCGCGCGCGGCAACCTCACTGCGGCGCGGCGGCGGGCGCTTTCGCTGCGCTGGGTCGGCGACGACGCCCACTATGTCGAACGGCCGGGGCGCACCTCGCCGCCCTATCATGGCCATGGCATGCAGCCGGGGCAGAAGCTGCGCGAGGACTGGTTCCCGATCGTCTTCCAGAGCTGA
- a CDS encoding glycoside hydrolase family 25 protein translates to MMALTPAARASDFSEPWKSADRALVVDAYEYNSIDWAQLATDRRVVGFINKASDGMSPPYSCSGDDTEVKLCKALWKRHAVTRELFQTRKVVAKALGLKWGAYHLARPGNPVEQANNFLDFADPAPDDLMALDIEGIDPAQWMSLDDAEAFVRQVHRRIGRFPVLYTNGKTAQYIADNSYKYRLLSRLPLWYARYKPDIDVHFPIGNWQGYALWQFSAQANCGRFRCPYRVAGTPDDIDVNVAPTDAAMLRQQWPFGGLIDVPADYLASVPVPLSREAALAGKTTLIYADVATPPSFGEMVAVLGSRWSKFRDGFRMPVVKTVPRRPIFGIVQYVSWKRTGQRTPAQLDAAFAAAADPVSTASTEPDRGKR, encoded by the coding sequence ATGATGGCGCTGACACCGGCGGCAAGGGCCTCGGATTTCTCCGAGCCGTGGAAAAGTGCCGACCGGGCGCTTGTCGTCGATGCCTACGAATACAATTCCATCGACTGGGCGCAGCTTGCCACGGACAGGCGCGTCGTCGGCTTCATCAACAAAGCCTCCGACGGCATGTCGCCGCCCTATTCCTGCTCCGGAGACGATACCGAGGTCAAACTCTGCAAGGCACTGTGGAAACGCCATGCGGTGACGCGCGAACTGTTCCAGACGCGCAAGGTGGTCGCCAAGGCGCTCGGCCTGAAATGGGGCGCCTATCACCTCGCCCGCCCCGGCAATCCGGTCGAGCAGGCCAATAATTTCCTTGATTTCGCTGATCCCGCGCCGGACGACCTCATGGCCCTCGACATCGAAGGCATCGATCCCGCGCAATGGATGTCGCTCGACGACGCCGAGGCGTTCGTGCGCCAGGTGCATCGGCGCATCGGCCGCTTCCCGGTACTCTACACCAATGGCAAGACCGCCCAGTATATCGCCGACAACAGCTACAAATACCGGCTGCTGTCGCGGCTGCCGCTCTGGTACGCGCGCTACAAGCCTGACATCGACGTGCATTTTCCCATCGGCAACTGGCAAGGCTATGCGCTCTGGCAGTTTTCGGCGCAGGCCAATTGCGGCCGCTTCCGTTGCCCCTACAGGGTAGCCGGGACGCCGGACGACATCGACGTCAACGTCGCGCCGACAGATGCCGCCATGCTGCGCCAGCAATGGCCGTTCGGCGGGCTGATCGACGTGCCCGCGGATTATCTCGCCAGCGTACCGGTGCCGCTCTCGCGCGAAGCCGCTTTGGCCGGCAAGACCACCCTCATCTACGCCGATGTGGCGACGCCGCCGAGTTTCGGGGAAATGGTCGCGGTGCTTGGTTCGCGCTGGTCGAAATTCCGCGACGGGTTCCGCATGCCTGTCGTGAAGACGGTGCCGCGGCGGCCGATCTTCGGCATCGTCCAATATGTCTCCTGGAAGCGCACCGGGCAGCGTACCCCAGCGCAACTCGACGCCGCCTTCGCTGCGGCGGCGGACCCGGTGAGCACCGCTTCTACCGAACCCGACCGCGGCAAACGCTGA
- a CDS encoding LysR family transcriptional regulator, with protein sequence MSPTLTQLRYLVAVARHGSVTRAARALNVSQPSISVAIDAVEQDFGQKLFVRQRGSGVSLTSFGRAVVAKAKQVLAETDELIGLGSRKSALGGELVLGCFEDLAPYFAPALIRAFSERHPEVAVIVRDETFETLGRRLGDAAVDLGLTYDLGLPSHFARILLHELRPHALLPAGHVLADRPDVSLADLAAYPLITTDQPHSWQHMLDLFRSRGLSPIADRQTSSFELQRSMVANGFGVAVSYTRPHGDRSYDGLPLVCKPLSDPLPMQRIILTHDTHQRLPNAVLAFIDVAKGWFSTRDIFAS encoded by the coding sequence ATGAGCCCTACCCTCACGCAATTGCGCTATCTGGTTGCCGTCGCTCGCCATGGCAGCGTTACCCGCGCGGCCAGGGCGTTGAACGTTTCACAGCCGTCCATTTCGGTGGCCATCGACGCGGTCGAACAGGATTTCGGCCAGAAACTCTTCGTGCGCCAGCGCGGAAGCGGCGTTTCGCTGACATCCTTCGGCCGCGCCGTGGTGGCCAAGGCGAAACAGGTCCTTGCCGAGACGGACGAGCTCATCGGTCTCGGCTCGCGCAAGTCGGCGCTCGGGGGCGAACTGGTGCTCGGATGCTTCGAAGATCTGGCGCCTTATTTCGCGCCGGCCCTGATCCGCGCCTTCTCGGAACGCCATCCTGAGGTTGCAGTGATCGTGCGCGACGAGACCTTCGAGACGCTCGGGCGGCGCCTCGGCGATGCCGCCGTCGACCTCGGGCTCACCTACGATCTCGGCCTGCCTTCGCATTTCGCCCGTATCCTGCTGCATGAACTCAGGCCGCATGCGCTTTTGCCGGCCGGACACGTGCTGGCGGATCGTCCCGATGTCAGCCTGGCCGATCTGGCCGCCTATCCGCTGATCACGACGGACCAGCCGCATAGCTGGCAGCACATGCTGGACCTGTTCCGCAGCCGTGGCCTGTCGCCGATCGCCGACAGGCAGACAAGCTCGTTCGAACTCCAGCGCAGCATGGTGGCCAACGGCTTCGGCGTCGCCGTCAGCTACACGAGGCCGCATGGCGACCGCAGCTATGACGGCTTGCCTCTCGTCTGCAAACCGCTTTCCGATCCGCTGCCCATGCAGCGCATCATCCTCACCCATGACACGCATCAGCGCCTGCCCAATGCCGTGCTGGCCTTCATCGACGTGGCAAAGGGCTGGTTCTCCACCCGCGACATCTTCGCCTCCTGA
- the purD gene encoding phosphoribosylamine--glycine ligase encodes MNVLLLGSGGREHALAWKIAASPLLTKLYAAPGNPGIGREAELVKLDIADHSAVAAFCKDKQIDLVVVGPEGPLVAGISDDLRGWGIRVFGPSRAAARLEGSKGFTKDLCARYDIPTATYGRFSDLASAKAYVEKMGTPIVIKADGLAAGKGVTVAMTMDEALAALDACFDGSFGTAGAEVVIEEFLTGEEASFFCLCDGTTALPFGTAQDHKRVGDGDVGPNTGGMGAYSPAPVMTPQMVERTMREIIEPTMRGMALTGASFAGILFAGLMITDEGPKLIEYNTRFGDPECQVLMMRLKDDLLVLLNAAVDGQLAHISARWSDEAALTVVMAARGYPGTPEKGSVIRGLDEAASEGAQIFHAGTAINGGALVANGGRVLNVTAVGATVGEAQEKAYAALDRIDWPQGFCRRDIGWQAVAREAAGAS; translated from the coding sequence ATGAACGTTCTTCTTCTCGGCTCCGGCGGCCGCGAACATGCGCTCGCCTGGAAGATCGCCGCGTCGCCGTTGCTGACCAAGCTCTATGCTGCGCCCGGCAATCCTGGCATCGGCCGCGAGGCGGAGCTGGTCAAGCTCGACATCGCCGATCATTCCGCTGTCGCCGCCTTCTGCAAGGACAAGCAGATCGACCTCGTAGTGGTTGGGCCGGAAGGGCCGCTGGTGGCCGGCATATCAGACGATCTGCGCGGCTGGGGCATCCGCGTCTTTGGCCCGTCGCGTGCGGCGGCGCGGCTCGAAGGATCGAAGGGCTTCACCAAGGATCTCTGCGCCAGATATGACATCCCCACCGCCACCTATGGCCGTTTCTCAGACCTGGCATCGGCCAAGGCCTATGTCGAGAAGATGGGCACGCCGATTGTCATCAAGGCCGATGGCCTTGCCGCGGGCAAGGGCGTCACGGTCGCAATGACGATGGATGAGGCGCTGGCCGCGCTCGACGCCTGTTTCGACGGCTCTTTCGGCACGGCCGGCGCGGAAGTGGTGATCGAGGAGTTTCTGACCGGCGAGGAGGCCAGCTTCTTCTGCCTGTGCGACGGCACTACAGCACTGCCCTTCGGCACCGCGCAGGATCACAAACGCGTCGGCGACGGTGATGTCGGCCCCAACACCGGCGGCATGGGCGCCTATTCGCCGGCCCCGGTAATGACGCCGCAGATGGTAGAGCGCACCATGCGCGAGATCATCGAACCGACCATGCGCGGCATGGCTTTAACGGGTGCATCCTTCGCCGGCATTCTCTTCGCCGGGCTGATGATAACGGACGAAGGGCCGAAGCTGATCGAATACAACACCCGCTTCGGCGACCCCGAATGCCAGGTGCTGATGATGCGGCTGAAGGACGACCTGCTGGTGCTGCTCAATGCCGCCGTCGATGGCCAGCTCGCGCACATATCGGCGCGCTGGAGCGACGAGGCGGCACTGACCGTCGTCATGGCCGCGAGGGGCTATCCCGGGACGCCCGAAAAAGGCTCGGTCATTCGCGGGCTCGATGAGGCTGCCAGCGAAGGCGCCCAGATTTTCCATGCCGGCACCGCCATCAATGGCGGTGCGCTGGTCGCCAATGGCGGTCGCGTCTTGAACGTCACCGCGGTCGGCGCGACTGTCGGCGAGGCGCAGGAGAAGGCCTATGCCGCGCTCGACCGTATCGACTGGCCGCAGGGCTTCTGCCGCCGCGACATTGGCTGGCAGGCCGTGGCGCGCGAAGCGGCAGGAGCAAGCTGA
- a CDS encoding L-threonylcarbamoyladenylate synthase: MAEILAVGEAMERALALLESGDVVAIPTETVYGLAGDATNGVGVARIFEAKGRPRFNPLIAHVADMAMAERIALFDPLSRKLALAFWPGPLTLVLPQRPGNGIHPLVSAGLDTIALRMPRGFGGDLIARLGRPLAAPSANSSGRISATTAQAVAADLGARIKLVVDGGATPVGLESTIVKAEEGKLRLLRPGGIAAQEIEAVVGMDLLRGANAGVEAPGMLASHYAPDAAVRLNAGTVGEGEALLAFGKRRAEGWQKAAACLNLSEAGDLREAASNLFAYMQQLDRSGARTIAVEPVPFDGLGEAINDRLSRAAAPRDNSLPPT, encoded by the coding sequence GTGGCTGAAATTCTTGCCGTCGGCGAGGCGATGGAACGGGCATTGGCGCTGCTTGAAAGCGGCGATGTGGTCGCCATTCCGACCGAGACCGTCTATGGGCTCGCCGGCGACGCCACCAACGGCGTTGGCGTGGCGCGTATCTTCGAGGCCAAGGGTCGGCCGCGCTTCAACCCTCTGATCGCCCATGTCGCAGACATGGCGATGGCCGAGCGCATTGCTTTGTTCGATCCGCTGTCGAGGAAATTGGCGCTTGCGTTCTGGCCGGGTCCTTTGACGCTGGTGCTGCCGCAGCGGCCCGGCAACGGCATTCATCCGCTGGTCAGCGCCGGGCTCGACACGATCGCCTTGCGCATGCCGAGGGGCTTTGGCGGCGACCTGATTGCAAGGCTTGGCCGGCCGCTTGCGGCTCCCAGCGCCAATTCCTCCGGCAGGATCAGCGCGACGACGGCGCAGGCCGTGGCGGCTGATCTCGGCGCACGCATAAAGCTGGTCGTCGATGGCGGCGCGACGCCGGTCGGGCTGGAATCGACCATCGTCAAAGCCGAAGAGGGAAAATTGCGTCTGCTGAGGCCCGGCGGCATTGCCGCCCAGGAAATCGAGGCGGTCGTCGGCATGGACCTGTTGCGCGGCGCCAACGCCGGTGTCGAGGCGCCGGGCATGCTTGCCTCGCACTATGCGCCTGACGCCGCGGTGCGGCTCAACGCCGGGACCGTCGGCGAAGGCGAGGCGCTGCTGGCCTTCGGCAAACGTCGCGCCGAAGGCTGGCAAAAGGCGGCCGCCTGCCTCAATCTGTCCGAGGCCGGTGACCTGCGCGAAGCGGCGAGCAATCTTTTCGCCTACATGCAGCAACTCGATCGCAGCGGCGCGCGGACCATCGCCGTGGAACCCGTTCCCTTCGACGGGCTCGGCGAAGCGATCAACGATCGGCTTTCGCGGGCCGCCGCGCCGCGTGACAATAGCTTGCCGCCAACATAG